Part of the Aptenodytes patagonicus chromosome 2, bAptPat1.pri.cur, whole genome shotgun sequence genome, CAGAAATTAGGTCAAACATGCATTTCAGCAGGCACAAAAAGTACAGGAAATTCATATTAACGAAACAATGTACTGTGTTACGTAATACAGGATGGTATTCTGCTAATATAATACTTACGTCATTAATACCGGATAAACTCCAGGTCTGCCTGTTGCATAATGTGTTATGCAGTGTAGTATTTTAACCtaatttctgatttctctttcataCTGTACCCTCCACGTAGGGACGAAGAGGGGTTTTCAAGACAGCCGTTCGCTGCAACGCCAGAGAAACCTCAGCCTCAAGAGCTTCAGTCGGGCAGGTACGGCCAGAAGGAGGTCAACATTATCAGCACTGTATCTCCAGGACCTGCTCTTTGACTGCCTCACATTTTTGAGCAGTCATTGGCAACTCGGATAAACAAATGCAGAAGTTGGTGCAAAACATATCAGCGCTGTTCTCGGAGCATCTTCCAGCTATGCTATACGCTCCTGGTACACCCCGCAATTGCTACAGGGGATAAGGCAGTAGAGGGTCGAGTCCTGTATCTGGTCACTTCCTCAAGAGTCTTATAAAGGCAAGATTTTTTTGTGAACTGGCTTTCCTTTACACAATAAGCAGCATAAGGTGGATGTCAGTAGAAATCTGGCTACCTACTGGCACAAGAGACTAGCACGTTCACAAGACACATTTTGGAATTCCTGCTGTTCCCTACTGCAACCAAATTAAACATGCTGCGGAGAGGTGTCCATGTAATTACAATACTCGTAAGCCAAGTTCAAGGCATACTGCACATGGGCCTTGCACGAAAAAGGCATTGAATGTGTTATccgaggatttttttttttttcttttttgctgtgttaTGCATACATGACAGTAGACAAAAATCAGCACAATGGTTCCTCTCCATACATGACCCAACACACACCATAACAATTAAGCACCGTATATGCTATTCTTTAGTTAACAGGAATCAAGGAAGAAAATGGTGGTTTGGgaacagggaggggaagaaatcCAGCACGAAGTTAGAGGTATGTTCCTGACAGAAGTCCTAGCTGAGAATGTTTATTGTGAACCAGCAACTGGATTTTGTGACATAACCAGAAAACCACTGACGTCTACAGGGCCAGCTTGGGCACTGCATAGTCAAAATTATGTTCTCCAGTGTTATAATATGGCATTGAGCAACCTCTAATTAATTATTAGAAAGAGCAGTAGGTAGACGACAAGAGGTCTCGCTTCAGGGAGGTTACGCTTTGTACTTGCAAAAAGAACCAGTGCAAATCAATAGATTTTTATGTCTTATTAAAGGTCTGTCATGTGCCCCTTGATCCAATCCCTAAATCTCACACAAATTTCAGCTTTCAGACTTGCCAAATACCCAAATTCACACTAAGCTCTATTTTACTTATGAGCAGTACTACTAAAGCTAGTGGGACTGCTTAGAGCAAGGCGCTACTGCAGTGAAGGTTCAGGAATTTGGCTCTTTCCAAGAAGTGAACTGCAAACGACTGGGGTTTCATGACACTCACGGGTAGAGGGAGACActtcctgtgtttttttaaaatctgtccttAGAAACACCAGCTTTTATAAGACTGAAATGTGGGAAAAGGCTCTGTTATGCTCACCAAGACATTTTGACACCAGGACAGCCACAGTGGTTTAGGAGGGGTAGCCCATCCAGTAGAAGGTTAGGTTGGCCTGGGTTCTCCTTCCAGCTATATCACTGCCTCTTACTAGATGATTGCACGTAAGGGTCCTTGGTCTCAGTTGGGATGGTGAGGCTTCCTTAGAGCAACTCCTGTGTTACACCATCCATGGGTGCACAGTTGCATCTCCTAGGAAAGAGGGAGGCAAAATAGGTCTaaagtctttaaaaacaattaagaaaaccCAACctctagaaaaagaagaaaaattttctaTCATGTCCTTGCAGGAAGGACTCCTAGGACTTCTCATGACCCATTTCTTTACTAATGGCTGTGAAGGTCAGATCATCGGGAAGCCCTGCTGCCAGATCGGAGGTAAAACAGCGTGTCCAGTGTTTACTGTTCAAAGCCATCCTTTGCGTGAAGCCAGTTAGGCAGAAGTGTTTTGGCTGCGTTTTTAGGCTTTCCTCCTAGCCCACTTTGCTTCCGTACTCGGAAGCTCCTTTACATAAAAGATGCTGGAAGTGCCACTTCCctgtagctgaaaaaaatgaggaaaaacagagaGGCAAAAAACACGCACCAGGGAACAAAATGATTGCTTGTAAAACTACTGTACAACTTCCTAACTTGGTTTAATTAATGTGCAgtttaaaacatataaaatgcCTTACAAGCTAAATGATTTCTTGGTTTTACaagtctccctccctcccccattaAAAAATAACGCATGTGTGGACTGGTATTGAACACCTTGTACAGAGTTGCGCGCCACTTCTCCTTTAATTCTACATGGAGCAGTTTTGATTTTAATCTATTGTGTTTAGAGAAGAGCTCATACCGTATACTTTACAGTATAATCAGCTACATAGATGTCTTTAATCTCATAAcacgataaaaaaaaaatcactgtaagtTGCAGTCCCTTTGATAAATGATTATGGTGACGCATGCAGTCCTTAGTGCTGTTGCCGCCAGACATGGGACATGATTTTCTCCGCACGCTGCCAAGAGTCCTGAGGCTGCACCGCTGGGGGCCACAGCCGGGCCAGCGCACCGCTGCCCCAGTGCATAGCGTTCTGCAGTCATTGGGCAAAGCTGCGGTGAATTGTCTCGCTCgataccaccaccaccaccacagaccCAACCCCCGAGGAGCACACCTCCCTCCCCGCCTCAGCCGCAGGAGATCACCGTGAAGCGCTTGGAAATGCATGACATGTTGTGGAGGACGATGCCCaggagaaagaccaggacacagGCCACCAGGATCACAGTGCAAACCCCCGACCAGGTGGAGCTTTTCACAACACCTCTCCGGTCTGGCTCCTCCGCTACCCCTTCAGCAGGGAGGCCGCCCTGCAGCGGCTGCTGCTCCGCCGGGATCGTCACCACCGCCAGGGACTTCTGCTGGCCACCGGGCAGGAGGCGGCAGCCAATGTCTCCCGGCAGTAGCGCCCTCTCCTTGGAGAGGGGCAAGGGCAGCATGTAGCACCCGTTGCTGGGGAGTTTGATGAAGACGGGGGTGTGCTCCGAGGTGTGGGGGATCGCAATGACAGCGATCACCTCGGGGTCATCGGGCAGCTGCGACACAGAGTACCCCGGCGGCAGCTTGGTGATCCCGCGGCACCAGGGGCAACGTAGGTCCTTCTGGCTGGTCCTCATCTGCTGCAGGCACACCGAGCAGCAAGTGTGCTTGCAGTCCAGGAGCTTGGGCCGCCGGCGGGGACTGTAGTAGTTGAAGCAAATCTGGCACTCCAGCAGAGAGTCCTGGGACAGGGTCTCCATGGCGGACGGCGCAGGGAGGCACAGCGGCCCTGGTGAGGagcctcacccccaccccccacagcCAAGGGGCAGCACCCGCCTTCCCGCCGCTTCTTCTCCTCAGGGCAGCGCCGGGCGGCGGCTATGGAGAGCGCAGGAAAACCTCCGGCCTGAACCTTTCAGTACCtgagacaaacagaaaaatgtgaaggAGCAGGTTACTTACAGGAACCAGTGCGAACAAGAGTCCAGCTAAGGGGGAATGAAAACTAGCGCTGACCTTGTAATCTGGCAGGATAAACAAATTTGTGACCcttaaaaagaaagcatcatCCCACTGGCTTCACCAAACTGCCCAGCGGCAAACCTTCAGGTCAGCCATCACTacatctcccttttttttccccccagctatAAAATCCCTACCAACCCACCAGTCTGCCGCTTACAGTTATATTTATACCCGTAACAAGGGAGGCTGTAGTTCACTAAGCAGGTCCTTCAGCATCTACCTCCTGTCGTATTTTCAGGACTTTTCAGCCCTTCCTGCACCTTAACAATTGTTCTCATTTAATCCTTTAAACCCCTGAGGATTTTTAGCTATTTGGCTCAACCGCTAAGTCTGCGTGaaaggtgggggaaagaaaaaatatgtttaaacGGATGCATTTCCACAGGCTCCTGAACTTATGCCTGTGCATGAATGAGCAACCGAGTAACTATACTGAAACACCCACATTTGCGCACAACAAAAAGGAACGGCATCATTTTCAGTCAAATTAACTGTTTGCCTGGTTACACGAGCAGCTTGTTGAACACGGCCCTCTGAAACATAAAGCCTTCTCACTGATGAAAACTTCACCCGAGACAAAAGGCTCTGTTTAGACCCAGGACCGCTGAACACCACAGAAAACAATCTGTTAATGCACTGAATTAAAGGCAAATTGTTACTAACCTTGTTCTAAACTATTTATTATAAATGGATTCTTTGCATTTCCCCACTTATTTCTTATAGCTATGCAAAAAAAGATAGCTGTATTTACTTTCACGGTGAGTTGTTTAGCTTTGTTTGATTTTGGTCACTCCAACACATGATAAATATGAAGGGGTGACTTTTTTACAACTTTCTACATTGCCTTCCTTGCTGTATTTGAAGAAGTATCAGCCTGAATTTGCATCCAGagaatacaattaaaaaaacccaaaatatttgcATGGTGACCTTTGATCTTCTCTTATTGCAATGTTATTCCCAAAATAGAGTTAACACCTGAGGACCACAGCTGTCGGACGACTTCTTCCTTTCCATACAAttatttcttgttcttctctCCGGATCACAGCAAATAGGTTGCAACACGCTAATCGATGGGTGACGtcagtaaaacagaaataacGTAgttcaagaagagaaggcaggcaTAGACACGGGGTTTGCAATGCAGGACAGCCCTCTGGACCACACTGTCCCATACCCTGCTTCTGGCAGTATTTgaatagggaaaataaaatacacgTCATCCCTTCAGATGCTAATGACTGATATCACCGACATTGGCAGAACTGGCCCTGCTGCTGATTTTGTAACAGCAGTGGATTTTGGCTCACAAGGCGCTTCAACAAACACGCAGTGACAACCCTGACTcaggagggagcaggggctgcagttACGAAGGCAGGAGCTTGTGAAACACAGGCAACGGCTGCAGGGGGAAATGGCATGTGCCAGCCACCCAAACGGCACTTTTGGGATGCTTTGCCTGAACGTGGCAGAGAGGCCACTGCTGGGAGAGACCCTGCCAGCATGAAGCCAGCACGGGTCCATGCAGCgcctgctctgccccagcgccGTATTACACGACGTTAACAGATACTCCGTGTGCAGAGGGAGCCTAACACTGCCGCAGAAGAGGCTATGCATTCACCACCCACCCGCACGCAAGCCGCACCGAGGGAAAGTGGAAGAAAATGAGTAGAGGTTTCATCTTCTTTATCCTCTCCTTCCCATTACTATCTCCACATCCCTACGGTACAGGCAGGCACAAAGGAAGACTGTCAGAAAGGGTCACTGAAAGACTAGCGTgcagctgagagagaaaaatgggAGAGAGCTATCCACGATGCTAGGCAATTCCCggctgaaaaaaacattaagagaCAAAGGCCAGATTAGAAATTAGTTATAGGAACTCAGGAAGGAATCACTGAAGCCATCAGATCCAGTTTTCAGCCACAAGCAACCCTGCAGTTTTCTATTTTGCACAGAAGTATCCATACAAAATCTTCACAGTTACGCACTACCCAAGCCAAACCTGAGCTCAGACATTACAAGACGCAACTCTGATCTACTGTATCTGCAAatctatcaaaaaaaccccaggtataACAATACTGCAGTATTATGAGAAAAAGCCCCAGTGCCGGGAAAATCAGAAGGTAAGGCTTATGTTTAAAAACAGGGTGGAAGTACTCCTTCTGCAGATGTAAATCAGTATCTCTGCATAGAAGCTCTACCCTCCGCATTTTGGATGTCAGTGAACCGACTGGTGAAGTTCTCCGACCTCATTCAGCTGTCACCTACAAACCATCTCTCTCCACTTACAGTGCTAAAGGTAAACCAGTTTCTACTGATGTGAATGTGATTGGGATCAAGATCACTTTTTTGACCACATATCCTTGTCCAGGACTTGTATACTCATGCACTATCAAGCCCCTCATCCCTGTCCCAGTGACATCCTTACAGTAGAAGATCAGTGCTAGGAGAGAATGAGATGAGGTATTCGGAACTGAAGAATAAAACAAGTGTCACCTCCAGGTAAACAGCGCcctaaggaaaaagaataaaacccatCCCAACAAGAAGATCTCGGCTGGTTTGAATGCTAAGTAATGCTGTGAAGCATTTCTCCAGGAGATCAAAGTTTTAAAGCATTAGTGCAATCtataggaagaaaaaggaaaagaatagagCTAAATTAAAAGGTTAAGGTAGGGGCTGTAAATATAGTGACAACCCCATTTTGACCTGGGGCTGAATCAAGGAAACAGTCACCTGCAACTGTGTGTCTTGAAATTACACTTCCCCGCCCCCCGGGAAAGAACTATAAACATTATTTCAAGTAACAAGGTTGCATTGTGTGTATACCTATACCGAATTATGACATTTCTCATTTTCCCAAAGTGTCTCAAATAATGACTGGAGGTATATTTTGACAGATCAGCGGTAACAACTGGTAAGCAGAGAGGTTAGTATGATTCCTTCAAAACATATCTAAAGACAAGTTAAAGAGTAGCCACAGCCATCTAACCCCTTGGCCTTTGCTGACACTGCCTTGTTCAAAGGTTGCACATGTAGCTTCATGGGCGCAATGTAACTTTATTCCCAACCATACTGAAAGCCCCGCaaccctcctgcactctgccacAGCTCGGTTTCGGGATAAAAGAAAGTCAAGCCATCACCTACAGTCAGAATTAAACAGCATGATATTTATTTGATTCATTTTGCAGTACGTGGTTAGGAAGCAAAAAGCCACGGGAGCTCTCTTAGTACTCTTCTACCACTTCACTTTAATAACTATGCCAAGATTTAATACTGCAGCAGACCTCCTCTTGGACAGGGGACTGAACTCTCTAATTTGTGCTCAACACACCCCCATACCAGTTGGAGGTACTGAGCTATCACAGGTGAATACCTCACTCAAAGCTTACTCAGACTGGACTCTTCTCAGTGTTTTGAGCATGAAGACcaagaggcagctgggctgcacgGGAGGGCACGACTGATGTCAGCATCAGCCAAAAACATTGTTTTGTCATTATTCGCTCTTGTTGCCCAGTGATGCCCAAGGCGGGCAAGGGGACTGTTGACAGGAAAACGGGGGGTGGGAATCAGAAAAGACTGTCAGGGATATCTATAGGTCTCCGCAAGAGAGacagtgtatatatatgtgtggaTAGGAGCACACATGTggaagggagggctggggacTATGACAGTGAAACCATACACACGGACAGAGGCAACTGCGAGTGGTGACCCTGCCTGGCACAAACCTGACAGCAACTGGAAGCTCTCCGGGGCCGAGATCTAACTAGTAACACAAATAAAAACTAACTGGGTATGAAAATCCACAAGCTCCAAAAATCAGGTGTCAGAAAGGTGCAGCAGGAGCAAGGAAAGTGAGAAGAGAAAGGTCTTGCAAAGAAGCATCAGGAGACCTCTCTGCCTCCCCTGCACCCTCTTCCCCTTGCCATGGGTCTGCCCAGCATccacagggctgctgctggctggtgagACGAGAGATTCGCAAGTGTTTACAGAGACCCAGGGAGAAACCTGCAGAGCTGATGACCCCTGCAGCAGAAGATCAAAGTACAGCCAGGTGGCTGATCAAAGTACAGTCAGTGGCACAGCCCAAAGGTCCTCCTTGCAGATTTGGGCTGCCCTCTGCACGAGCCAAGAGTTTTTAAGATTTGAGAAATGATGATGTGACtcaagagcaataaaggtctggAGAATAAAACAGGTATTTCGGCTGTTTGTCAGTCATGCTATCTGTTCTGCCAGTACCTTGTCGGAGGCCACAGCAGAGCCCCAAGCTCCCTTTTTTTGGGTGAGCAGGAGGCCAGGAATGCCAAGGCATCAGCTTCCCACTCCctgagaagaagggggaaggggcatTTGTTGCTCTCTTGCAGTTCTAGCTTCCGAGCACAACGTAgggaggtgctgcaggaggtGAACAGATGAGGATTGCTGCAGCTAGCATAGCACAGCTACAGACGGcgagaggaagaagaaagcacagGGTTGCTGCAGAGAAAGCTCTGCACAAACCCTGACTATAAAGTGGCCCCCAACTGGCCAGGTCAGAAGAGACAGCTATTTTTGGAACCCAGTGCAAAGAAAGACATTGAACATCCATGACCGGAGTTGGACAAGTCAGAGAACAGAGTAATGGCAAATCCTTGCCTATTGACGTAATATTTTTTCTATGTAAGGACAGCCTCAGTGATACTAAGCAATGGAAACCAAAGCCTTGAAGGGGTGCTACCTCCACGGAAGAACTCAGAACTATCTTCACATATGCTTCCTAACTTATTAGGGCCCAAAATTATATTAACTTGAAAGCCCCAAAAATATACTTTAATGATGCCTGTGGAATCTAATACAATTCACAGAAGATTAAACACCATATCACATATTTAAAGACTGGCTTCAGGGCATGCTGATGTAGTTAGCTGATCACTGAAAGAAAGCCTCAAAAACTTTGCACAGACTTATGCACATATTTAGGCATGCTCTACTTGCTGTATGGCAAGGTTAATAACAGACTTTCAGCAAGGCATTGACAATACTTCACCTTTCTCAAGGAAGGTTCATTATGTAAACTCCCCAAACACATTAAGAATTCTTTGACAGTATTACTGAGTATGTATGATTTATGATGAAGAAAGATGCACTCATTTCAGGTGCCCTTAGGCTGGAAAGGAGATGGGGGTGAGGAGGGAGTACTGTTCTCAGCAGGGGAACTAATTCCAAGAATCATCTGCCCACAGATACGGAAGGAAATGTGTGCTAGAGTCGCTTCAAACTGATAGTGAGGAAGAAGGAACATATTTAGTATTTGGAAGCATTTCTGCTACAAAATTCAGCATCCGTGTATGTTTTCAACAAATTCATGTTTGGACAAAACACATTGGGGCTGTTACAAATGCCCAGGACGTACTACTTGATTTTCCCTGGATATCCTTCACTAAATGATCCTATTTATTTTTAGGCTGTTCTGTAGCGCTAATTACCATAGTAACTGAGAACAGCACAAC contains:
- the RNF152 gene encoding E3 ubiquitin-protein ligase RNF152 is translated as METLSQDSLLECQICFNYYSPRRRPKLLDCKHTCCSVCLQQMRTSQKDLRCPWCRGITKLPPGYSVSQLPDDPEVIAVIAIPHTSEHTPVFIKLPSNGCYMLPLPLSKERALLPGDIGCRLLPGGQQKSLAVVTIPAEQQPLQGGLPAEGVAEEPDRRGVVKSSTWSGVCTVILVACVLVFLLGIVLHNMSCISKRFTVISCG